TGCAAATCGCCCACTATGCCCAGATCCGCCAGTTTGAGCATCGGAGCCGTGCGGTCGATGTTGATCGCGATAATCGTGTCGCTGTCACCGATACCCGACACATGCTGAACGGCGCCGGAAACCCCGAAGGCCATGTACAATTTGGGCTCGATGATCTTGCCCGTCGTACCGATGTAGCGTTCGTGGGCCAGCCAGCCGCGGTCGGCGACCACCCGGGTTCCGCCCAGGGCGGCGTTCAACAGATCCGCCAGCCGCTGCAGCTCCGCCATACCCTCAGGCCCACCGACGCC
The nucleotide sequence above comes from Gammaproteobacteria bacterium. Encoded proteins:
- a CDS encoding electron transfer flavoprotein subunit alpha/FixB family protein, which encodes GVGGPEGMAELQRLADLLNAALGGTRVVADRGWLAHERYIGTTGKIIEPKLYMAFGVSGAVQHVSGIGDSDTIIAINIDRTAPMLKLADLGIVGDLHEILPILISKLETLVGVEAVPAQPKQSAGQ